The window ttttagaaaaagtaaaatgaataaagatacAGACAGTCTGTTTTTCCATGTAACCATAACTTTTTCAGCTATCTAGGAAGACAGGACTACGTTTCTGGGCATTTTAAAGAATGTTTGGTGTAAGTTTGATTTGATTTGGTCTGgtattgtttttggagacagactcTTACTATGTAACCTGGTTTgccttgaaactcactatgtagctcagggtagGCCTTGAAACCCCCAATCCTcggcttcagtctcccaagtgttgggatcataAGCATTTACCACCATATCCTaccttagcattttttttttttataaagttcaAATTCCTAAAATGCTTTACTGCAAAGTGCAATTCACCACTACTAGGAAGGAATGTTGCCTACGGGAACCATCTGGTTAAACTTTCCGTTGGCCCAGAGAGTCTAAGGGTTGACAACCCTGTCATCTGATCTTAGCTATTTTAACTGACAATGCTATTCTTATTCCTAGTAAGTATCTCACTTACAAACTAGCAATTGGCGGGTATTGCTGGgcgatggcgcacacctttaatcccagcactcggaggcggaggcaggaagatctctgagtttgagaccagcctggtctacagagtgaggtccaggacagccaaggctacacagagaaaccctgtcttgaaaaaacaagaaaaaaaaagtagaaaacaacacttctcccccaccaaaaaaccTAGCTATTATTTCATAATACTTTTCTTGATTACAGATGAAAAGCATTATTGTATTTCTCCTCTGCCAACGTATATGCTCATACTTCCCGCGCAACTTTGCTGTCTAAAATGTTGCAAACTACTTGGAAATTTTCATAAAGAAGGAAAATGGGTTAGAGTTGTAAATCATTGTAAAATTAAACTCTTTGGCTTTCTCTAGGGCATTTGTCTCTTGTCCCTAAGGTGGATAGTGATGTGGGTTAACTCTTTATATGACCTAGAGCAATGGACGTCTGAAGAGAGTATTACAAGACCATGGTGGCTTACTTTAAGAGAGACAGATATGTGGAATGAAACGCACAACGATTTTTTCATTAATGCCTCCAATCAGTTGAAGGAGACTATAGCTagaggagcaagagttgtacAAAAACTGACTATGCTTCAGTAGGTTAACCTTTGGTAAAAATCTGGACTTTCAGATTTGCTTATAGGAAGGCAAACATGATCACCATCTCCCGCTCCTAAGAGCTAGAGACCACGTAACTTTCAATGCCCAAGTCTACCTGTTCCTGTTTCTAGATGGAGAAAAATGACGAGTGATCTATATTTTAGTCATGTTCCTGAAGAACTAGTGGGCCAGCCTCaggcttgtttcttttttctttttctttttcttttttggtttttcgagacagggtttctctgtgtagctttgcgccttttcctggaactcactcggtagcccaggctggcctcgaactcacagagatccgcctggctctgcctcccgagtgctaggattaaaggcatgcgccaccaccgcccggcccttgtttcctttttctaacaGACATCGGTTAGTAAAGCCACAATACACAATGACACAGTTGTTTTCATAAATATAAACCCACATAGCTGAGGAATGAACATACATCTAGAGCGATACAAAAATCACATATGCTTCTAAGTTTCTTTTAGGTCTTAGTATTAGTGATAGGAAGAACACAATGCAAACGAGAACAGATTCTATCTTTtagtttattcttttaaaacattttctggtCAAATAAATAACTGCTCGACTAATTTCATGTTCCTagcaattttattaatttttaattttaaaatgccaagTACCGGGTTATTTCATAAGCACTGATTGGCTTATCATATTCCTATAATTGTAGAGTTGGCAAGACCTGCTATAAACTGTTCTTTTCCATTCTGTTTGGGGAAATTAAACTCCATGCTCAGGATGGAAGAAAATCAGGAAAGCTGAAGAGTATTTCAGGCACTGGGAATCACATCAAGGCTATTCTGTAGCTGTGGAAACCAACCAAGTATCTGAAAAAATAACATCCATCTATACCTTTCACTAAATGCGTCATTTACAGCAGCTGACCAACACATGCCCTGGTGCATTATGGTACCAAATGAGGCTTTTTACCTTGTGAAGCTGCTACTGAGACAGGAGGCAGCTGCAGTGGAGAGAATCCAACACCTCCATTGAGGAACTGGCCGTTTGCTCCGGAATTAGGGATCTGGACGATGCCATACTGGTTAATTTGCACTGGTGTAGTAAAAGTCACCACAGAGCCCCCGTCCTGGGAGGCCACTGTCTGGACGTCTTCCCTCTTCACCTCAGTGCAGGGTATCAGCCCTGGGAATGGCACAGGGGCACTAGGGCTGTAGGAGGTGGTGGCCGCTGAGTTCACAGCAGAGCTCTGGAGGACTTTGAATTCTTTCACATCCTGGGAGGCAGACCCCAAGAGGTCCGACATGGCTATGCCATTGCTCACAATGTTCGAGGACATTTTTGGTGGGTTCAGCGACACCGTCTGTGTATTTCCCACGTTCAGTCCATTAAGGATAACTCCATTGTGCCCCTGAATAAAAGAATTACCATTAAGGAAGACAGGTGAAGTACTTGCAGGTACCAAGTTTCCGTTCAACAAAACTCCAGAAGAGCTCAACGATATCTTAGCATTCCCAATTTGTTGCATATATATCGGCTCCATGTGGCTAGAAAGGCTGAGGTTGGTGACGGCATCAGATGCACCCGAAAGTGGGTGAGGAGACAGATCCTCATGTCCCTTGCTGGACTCAtcttcagtgctggggttgcCATCGGATTCGCTGTTCAGGGAGAGAAGACGTTTGGAAGGTCAAGGGCATGACAATCTATGTAGTTTGTAAAACATCCTTTAAAACCATTAAAGGCGGTATTTATGCAAAGCACAACAGCCCATCTGCTGACCCTGTTGAAACTAgaggttttaaacaaattctgCCCAGCCAGACAGTGAGAAGATGAGTTCAGATCCTAATAACTTTTTATAATAAATTCAGAGAAAGACCAGAGGGTTGGAGAATGTAAAATGCAACTGAAATAACTTACTGCTGTGTTTTCATTCTCATAGAATTCCTGTGCTACTCCAACTGTTAAATGGACCACTACCTCTGCCATAGAAACAACTCATTAAATGTGTTTTTCCCTGTTTAGGAGAGCCGTTCCTTCCTAAAGCCATTTCAGGTTAGTGTTATTTTGAAGGTAGATGGAATTGCCGAAGGAGCAGGAGGTGTGAGGTGTTCAGTTTTCTTTGCCAGTTAGTTAACAAGAGACCATTTTCTCACCTGCTCCCAAACTTCTACTCCGCCAGACTGACAATTCTCATTCAATAAAGTGGTTGCCCTTGTgggaaagacacttgccaccCAAGATAGGCACAGTTGCCTTTGAATCCAAAGGAAGCCATAGGGGCCTATTTAACATACACCGTCCAGTGCCCTGGTGAGGTGGGAGGGAAAAGGTGAGCATCACTCAGTGGTCTCGTAACTATCAGACTCCGTCCCAGACTCTTCAGTCCTTTTATTCCAGGATCCCAGGCTTAAAGGAAATAGCAAGTTCAGGTCAGGGAGGAATGGTGGGAGTTTTCCTCATTTGGTTTGAGTCTGGGCGGGGCAGGACAGAAGCAGTCTGGAAGCCTGGTGGGACTTGGTCCAGCTGAGGATCCAACATCCCAGCGAGATCGGTTCCCTTTCAAGCTGAGGGGAGGGGATTACCCGGGCTTTGGGCTTTGGGGCCAGGAGCGCAGAAAGCGCTTTGATTTACGAGCTGAGGCTGAGCAGCCGTCGCCATTGGTGAGGGTGACTCACCAGGGGTGCGGGTGGGAGGTAGATCCGGAGAGGGGCCTATACCAGGCAATTGGGCCTGGGGGTTGAGGGTGTGGACTTAATGGGGAGGAGGGTAAAGTCATCAGAGCATGGCTCaggatacgtgtgtgtgtgtgtgtgtgtgtgtgtgtgtgtgtgtgtgtgtgtatcctgggAACTGGGCCGGTTCCGTAGCAAAGTCTGCAGGACAGCTGGCTTGCATGTGGCATGGGCTTCATACCCAGTGCCCTGGCCTAGCAGATTCCTTCCGTGCGTCTGCAGAGCTCTCCAGGGTAGACAGCGTCGCCTAACCAGTGCTCCTTCTCTGGGTCGCCCCTCAAGACCGAGGAAGGGTGCTCACAGGTCGCCGGGCATGTTTTGTTTATGGTTACCGAGAGCcagagccagggctgcacagtgagccTCTCTCCTGCCTGAGGCCAGCTGTGGGCCTCCGGACTCCACCCGGGCGGGCGCAGGGGCAGAGCAACGAGGGCGGGCTGCTGCCGGTTCTGGAATGCGCAGGGTGAtcaccttcacctggcccaggcGGGCTGGCTCCCCGGATCGCCGGTTCCTTCCCAGGGTGGAACATTTGCATTGCATTTGGATTCTTTTCTCTCCAATCCCCTCAGGGCGGGAGACACTATCCTTAAACCTTTTCCTCACTTTACCCGTCCACcaacagacacacgcacacagagacacacaaatacGCATACACACCCAAGGGGCTGGCTTGAGGGGACACACAAAAGGTGTGGGGGGAAATGCATTTTCtactaaagaaggaaaaaactgacAATAAAGTTAAAACCGGATAGAGTGGGGGCGGAAGGACTGAGTGGATAGCTCCCCCACTTCTGTCCACCTTTTATGCCAGCTTGTCGCCTGTCCCCAACTGCCCCACCAGGAGGGAACCATGCTGTGTTAGGGGGCCCAAGAAACTGCCCTTCAGCCCTGCCACCTCTGAAGCACTGTAACCCGATCCGAACTTGTTCAGAATCAGGTTTCAAAACACCGCAGAGGCGAGCTGCCCGGGCACCCCACGCTGCCCCAGCCGCGATGAGAACCGCGGCGGGCAGGGTGAATGATTAACTCTGTCATATTAAAGCCTCGACGTCCCCAGACCCCATCTGGGCCACTCGTCTCCACTAACGCTCCTTTTCCTTCCAGGGCGGCTCTGGTGACCTCCAGGCCAGGCTAGGGGCTCGGTCGAACCCTGGGTATCCTGGAGCATGTGCGCGCACCAGGCTCCGAGTGACCCGGAGGAGCCCGAGACCCCCGGCCGGCTCCGGCAGCCCCTGCGGGCCCGGAGCCGCAGTGAGAGCAGCCTTGCCGGCGTGCACACACTGCTCCCTACGAGAACCAAGGAGAGAGTGGCAACTTCAAAGGCAGCAGGATGGGGGTGGGAAGCCGGGCAGCAGTGACCAGCCGAGGTGGGGGCGGGGACTGAGACCTAGGCGGGCGACCAGAAACTtctgggggcaggagggggaggggggaggaggaaggatccCCCCGCTCGTTGCCaccgtcgtccccccccccctcccggtAGGGAAGcgaggtggggggcggggagaggtgGGCAGCCAGACCGGGCTGGTGGGGAAGGTAAGCGCCATGTTTGCGAGCGCTTGGAGGAAAAGAAAGCTGGgaaagggatggggtgggggggtggggaggggggggaggaagggggaggaggaggaaagttgGCGCTCACCTTTTGGACTGGGTCTCGGAGGGGTTCCGGTCGCGCTGCCGCCGGTTCTTGAACCAGTTGCTGACCTGGGTGAGGGAGAGGCCGGTGATCTTGGCTAGGTGCCGCTTCTCGGCGGGCGAGGGGTAGCGATTCTGCTTGTAGAGCTCCTTGAGCGCGTTGCGCGACTTCTCCTTGAAACAATACACCGTCTCCTCGCCGTCCCAGATGGTGCGGGGCAAGGGGAATTTCCTGCGCAGCCGGTACTTGTCCACGGCGCCCAGCGGCCGGCCGCGCGCTCGCTCGGCCTCGGTGTAGCGCGCCTTGTAccagagctgctgcagcagcGGATGGTTGGCCGACTCGAAGCTGTGGCTCTCGAGGATGCTGTACAACTCAGGGTAGATGCCCTGGTGGAAGGCCACGAGCGCTCGCGCCTTCAGCAGGCTCTCGTTGCCACGTAGCAGGTCGCTCTGGGGCAGGGACCACAGGAACCGGGCCAGGCGGTCCAGGTTGCCCCCCTGCTGCAACGCCTCGCACACGCAGGCGACATGGTCCGGCGAGAAGGCCAGAGGGGGCTGCGCGGCGGCGGCTGTGTGCTGGTGCCTGCCCAGAAGTTCCGAGTGGAGTTGTACCTGATCGGCCGCTCCCGCCGCCGCTGCCCCTTCCTCCCGGCTTACCCTGGAGGCAGCCGCGGCGTCCCCCGGCTCCAGAGGGAAAGGGGCTGGAGCCGGGGGGCTCAGCCCAGCCGCCGCGCCCCCCGCCACTTCTCGGTGCGCCTCCTGTCCTTCTGAGGCGCTTTCCATCCCATTCTCCTGCTTGATGTCCGCCGCACTTGCAATCTGCCcggtgggggaggaagaggacattttttgttgtttattttcctccctccctcactccctcgcactcttttcctctttctttccccctctcttaCTCCTCCTTCTTcgtctccctcccccctcccccctccggaaagcccactccctccctcccggTTTCGGCTGGATCTGGCCGATCAGGTTTCCCCCAGGCCACGCAGTCACCATTAAGATAGCTGCTAGAGCAAAGTAGTGTAAACGGATAGCTGCTTTCTGCCGTTCCCCCAACGTGACTCCTCCGGTTGCTGCATACTATATGGCACTGGCCGCCCGGCCGGCCCGGCCGCGCCACCCCATTGGCTATTTCGCAttcagagggaggaggagacactGTTTCTATCCCTGTCGATCACCCGCCTCCCACTCCACCCCttgcctttccctctctccctgacCCCCAGGCACCTATACCTGCCGGAAAACACCGACATTCTTTTCTGGCCCTGCTTTTGAATGGGCAGTTACCTAGCGTCGCCTGCACACTGGACAGCTCTTTCAAAGAAAGGCCCTGTGATTC is drawn from Peromyscus eremicus chromosome 14, PerEre_H2_v1, whole genome shotgun sequence and contains these coding sequences:
- the LOC131924061 gene encoding homeobox protein SIX4 produces the protein MSSSSPTGQIASAADIKQENGMESASEGQEAHREVAGGAAAGLSPPAPAPFPLEPGDAAAASRVSREEGAAAAGAADQVQLHSELLGRHQHTAAAAQPPLAFSPDHVACVCEALQQGGNLDRLARFLWSLPQSDLLRGNESLLKARALVAFHQGIYPELYSILESHSFESANHPLLQQLWYKARYTEAERARGRPLGAVDKYRLRRKFPLPRTIWDGEETVYCFKEKSRNALKELYKQNRYPSPAEKRHLAKITGLSLTQVSNWFKNRRQRDRNPSETQSKSESDGNPSTEDESSKGHEDLSPHPLSGASDAVTNLSLSSHMEPIYMQQIGNAKISLSSSGVLLNGNLVPASTSPVFLNGNSFIQGHNGVILNGLNVGNTQTVSLNPPKMSSNIVSNGIAMSDLLGSASQDVKEFKVLQSSAVNSAATTSYSPSAPVPFPGLIPCTEVKREDVQTVASQDGGSVVTFTTPVQINQYGIVQIPNSGANGQFLNGGVGFSPLQLPPVSVAASQGNISGNSSTSDGGTFTSESSTVQHGKLFLSPLAPSAVVYTVPNSGQTGGAVKQEGLERGLVFSQLMPVSHNAQVNASLSPDDVSGSGLHPLASPLVNVSPAHSFSLSPPTLLNPTELNSDIAESQPLSTPVASKSTVTSVGNTNYAALQNCPLITGQDLLSVPMTQAALGEIVPPAEERVGHASPAVHQDFVREHRLVLQSAANLKENFLQNSETKATNSLMMLDSKSKYVLDGMVETVCEELGTDKKELAKLQTVQLDEDMQDL